The sequence gtctgtgatcgagcagaccagagcagaagatcgccgataacactgatctgttctatgtcctatacatagaacagataagtattagcaatcatggtattgctatgaatagtcccctatggggactattcaagtgtaaaaaaaaaaatgtaaaaaaatgtcaaagtaaaagtaaaaaaaagtgaaaaatcccctcccccaataaaaagtaaaacgtccgttttttccaattttacccccaaaaagcgtaaaaacatttttttatagacatatttggtatcgccgcgtgcgtaaatgtccgaactattaaaataaaatgttaatgatcccgtacggtgaacggcgtgaacgaaaaaagtccaaaattcctacttttttaatacattttatttaaaaaaaattataaaaaatgtattaaaagtttttcatatgcaaatgtggtatcaaaaaaaagtacagatcatggcgcaaaaaatgagcccccataccaccacttatacggaaaaataaaaaagttagaggtcatcaaaataaagggattataaacgtactaatttggttaaaaagtttgtgatttttttttaagcgcaacaataatataaaagtatataataatgggtatcattttaatcgtattgaccctcagaataaagaacacacgtcatttttaccataaattgtacggcgtgaaaacaaaaccttccaaaattagcaaaattgcgtttttcgttttaatttccccacaaaaatagtgttttttggttgcgccatacattttatgatataatgagtgatgtcattacaaaggacaactggtcgcgcaaaaaacaagccctcatactagtctgtggatgaaaatataaaagagttatgatttttagaaggcgaggaggaaaaaatgaaaacgtaaaaattaaattgtctgagtccttaaggccaaaataggctgagtccttaaggggttaacccaatttttcttgttatttgcagggtcccctccattccatcctacTGGCTGCACCTAGAAGATCCTACAGCAAGAGGTAAATGTGCACATCTACATCATACAAAGCaactgacatttaaaaaaaaaaatcaactggtgccagaaagttaaacagatttgtaaattacttctatttaaaaattataatccttccagtacttattagcttctgtatgctccacaggaagttcctttctttttgaatttattttctgtctgaccacaatactctctgctgaaacctcatagcaaacttctcctgctctggacagttcctgacatggacagaggtgtcagcagagagcactgcggtcaggcaGGAaagaaacttcctctggagcatacagcagctgataagtactgaaaggattaagatttttttaatagaagtcatttaataatctgtttaactttcccattgaaggtcaataggcagcaaaatcagctgcagaaaataggcAGCAAAATACGGCTTGTGTGACCCAACCctcagggtgtattcacacatacagtatttgggcatatttgaagctgcagatgttATGCTGAGGATTTCAATGTAatcaaatgactgaacacagcatcaaatctgcagctacaaatcctgtgcatcaaatatgggcTGTATAATGTAAGTCTGAACAGAACCCtgtttttacacacacacacacacacacagtattcaaaatctgattttaaccctttaacgacgcaggacgtatatttatgtcctgcgccggctcccgcgatatgaagcccatcaaatcgcgtcggtcccggctctcatcaacggacgggacccgcggctaataccacacatcgccgatcgcggcgatgtgtggtattaaccctttagaagcggcggtcaaagctgaccgccgcttctaaagcgaaagtgaaagtatcccggctagtcagtcgggctgttcgggaccgctgcggtgaaatcgcggcgtcccgaacagcttgcaggacaccgggagggcccttacatgcctcctcagtgtccgatcggcgaatgactgctccgtgtctgagattcaggcaggagcagtcaagcgccgataacactgatcacaggcgtgttaatactcaccagtgatcagcatagaagatcagtgtgtgcaatgttataggtccctatgggatagcaatgatcagtataagagatcagtgtgtgcagtgttataggtccctatggaacctataacactgcaaaaaaagtgttaataaaggtcatttaaccccttccctaataaaagtttgaatcaccccccttttcccataaaaaaaataaaaccgtgtaaataaaaataaacatatgtggtatcgccgcgtgcgtaaatgtacgaactctaaaaatatataattaattaaaccgcacggtcaatggcgtacgcgcaaaaaaattccaaagtccaaaaaagcgtattttggtcactttttataccattaaaaaatgaataaaagtgatcaaaaagtccgatcaaaacaaaaatcataccgataaaaacttcacatcacggctcaaaaaattagccctcataccgccctgtatggaaaaattaaaaagttataggggtcagaagatgacatttttaaacgtatacattttcctgcatgtagttatgattttttccagaattgcgacaaaatcaaacctatataagtaggggataattttaaccgtatggacctacagaataataaggtgtcaattttaccaaaatatgcactgcatagaaacggaagcccccaaaagttacaaaatggcgttttttcttcgattttatcgcacaatgattttttttccgtttcgtcgtgaatttttgggtaaaatgactaatgtcactgcaaagtagaattggtgacgcaaaaaataagccataatatggattttttggtggaaaattgaaagggttatgatttttaaaaggtaaggaggaaaaaactaaagtggaaaaaccctgagtccttaaggggttaaaaggtaattCTTATGTCATTTTTGACTGCTTTGTAAAATCCCCAACTGCGAATTTTACAACTGCAGATCCAATGTGCATGGGTGAATACACTCTTATTGTGCGTGATACAGAAAAGAAAAGTAATGTTCATTAAAGGCGTaatccggccccaagacatcttatcccttatccaaaggataggggataagaggtctgttcgcgggggtcctgccgctggggacccccacaatctttcattccgcacccacctttgtgagctctccgcagcgctggaggctcagagtgtgaAGTGTTACGACCACgggacagtcacgccccctcccatagacttgcattgagggggcggagcgtgacttcacacggggacggaggcaTGAGACTGAGGGCCTCCGGCGCTTCCGgaagtacttacaggtgggtgctgcatgctagattgcgggggtccccagcggcggtgcccctgtgatcagacatcttatcccatatcctttggatagaagataagatgtcttggggccggagtacccctttaaagtttatttaGCATTCTGAAGCCAATGTCTACTATTACAGTGGTTAGAGCACAACACTGCAGTGCAGTAGTGTTGCAGTGTATTGTTCAGGTCCGGTAGGGGgactaaaaatataaatataaaaaaaataccaagcaatcaaagtaaaaaaaaaaaagtcctgactATCTCAAAATTGTTTGTGgagtttccatttaaaaaaacaactctgccgcccccccacaaaaaaaatgtaaaaaattgtttCAGTGGGAAGGACTtacaggggtactcagctgctcagcgtttgcaacagttccgaacactggagccgggagctcattaCGTCATAGCCACACCCACTCATGACCTCACaccccgacccctcaatgcaagtctatgggagggggagtgacgccccctcccatagacttgcatcgagggggtgtgatggggagggggctatgacgtcacgagctcccggcggcggtcccagcgttcggaactgtttgttccaaacgctgagcagcatttACCCCTTTCAGGATATCTTCAGAGCAGAACCTGAAGATGTTAGGTCAGTGTttgccatccagggtgcctcaagcttttgcaaaactaaaactcccagcatgccctggcagactttggctgtcgggcatgctgggagttgtagttttgcaacagctggagccacactggttgggaaacactattcttGTCTTTGCAGACCCATTTAGTGTGTGTGAGTATTAGACATAAGAACACTGCCACCTAGAGGTGATAGCAGGCTCTGTAACCGAAGAAATTCACAATTCTCCTTCTCTTGTCGTCACCATAGTTGGGACAATTACTCATAAATGTAATTTTGTTTGTCCTATCGTAATAGGTCACAGCTTTTATTTCTGGTTCTTTCAGGTAGCAGGGCAGGGGGTATGAACCGTGAGGGGGCCCCCGGGAAGAGTCCGGAAGAGATGTATGTTCAGCAGAAGGTGCGGGTCTTACTCATGCTGCGGAAGATGGGCTCTAATGTAAGTATTGTTTCCTACAATGGCAGTATCACTGTTGGCTATAGATAGTGTATTTACTTACAGATCTGTATTCAGATAAATGAGTTGTGTTTTGTTGATTTTATTTTAACCCTTAATTTCTTCACCTAGTTGACGCCCAGTGAAGAGGCATTCCTGCGGACATACGCCGGAGTGGTCAATAGCCAGCTTAGTCAGCTGCCTCAACATTCGATTGATCAAGGTACGTGCATTACAATATTTTGTGGTAGGAAGAGTTCTAgacttgcattatttattttatggagTCTTATTCcatagtagtgtttcccaaccagggtgactccagctgttgcaaaactacaactcccagcatgcccggacagcctttggctgtccgggcatgctgggagttgtagttttgcaacagctggaggcatcctggttggaaagcaCCGCTCCAGAAGATACCATTCAGGCCCCTCCATTcgtctttttatttttgcaatcgtCAGGTATAtgtaggtataaaaaaaaattattttgcagtATGGAAATGCAATACATTAGTCATCCAGTGGAGGTAAATAGGGAGATACTATGGAttatagggatgtaagaaaaaatcgattctcgctataatcgcgatttttcatttgccgatacagaatcgattcaaaatatttttgaatcgattcttttagggatgtggaatttttatctgcggacgcctggaacagcatgtcatgtcccgggcatcaggagataaaagttccacatttgtggagccgggcaggccggatctgacacggctatggagcgggctccgactcgtgcccactccgtactatgcgacccccggctgatttcagtagccgggggccgccgctaatagccagcatgcggcaatcgccgcggctggctattaaaggagtatccggtgcgcacttttctcattttatcctatccaggctgcaaaataaaacgcactttatcttacctgccaacgagcccccggagctccggtacactccggtacaggtgttcggtccccgggctgtattcttcttacttcctgttagtccggcacgtcacatggagcttcagcctatcaccagccgcagcgatgtcccgcctccgctggtgataggctgaagctccatgtgacgtgccggactaacaggaagtaagaagaatacagcccggggacccaacacctgtaccggagctccgcgggctcgttggcaggtaagataaagtgcgttttattttattttgcagcccggacgggataacatgagaaaagtgtgcaccggagtactagatcgccgctgtcaaagctgacagcggcgtctattgggatctgtgaatgctcccaggtgggcaatgtatcgggatatatcgcgatgtatcgtcacctagacggtatcgcgattcgaatcgaatcgccaaattcttggcgattcacacccctaatggaTTATACCTCCATCGTAGGCTCCAAATGTAATGGGAACCGAGCCTAAAATTCTGCAcgaagattccgcagcagcagagtcccattgtattcagtgggattctgctgcgctgtacaCTTGGCGGAATTTCAGTgcccgcaaaaaaataaaaaataaattaacctgtccattctttctgcggacttctTGCCaactatgagacagcgcattcaag is a genomic window of Hyla sarda isolate aHylSar1 chromosome 10, aHylSar1.hap1, whole genome shotgun sequence containing:
- the CTNNBIP1 gene encoding beta-catenin-interacting protein 1, giving the protein MNREGAPGKSPEEMYVQQKVRVLLMLRKMGSNLTPSEEAFLRTYAGVVNSQLSQLPQHSIDQGAEDVVMAFSRSEAEDRRQ